The genomic DNA CGCATGAACGCCGCGCCCGGCCAGGAGAGCATCAGCGCCACCGACAAGTCCGGCAGCCTCGTGTTCATGGATGGGGTGGCCGGAAACATCATCATTCGCTCGACGAACACCGTCTTGATCAACACATGAAGGAAGCATTGCATGGGAGAAAGAACAACAACGCCCTCCGGACTTTCGGCCAGCGAGGAATTGCTGGCCCGGACCTTCGATCATTGGCGGGAGGAATTCCGCAGCATCCTCGAAAGTCACCGCCGGGAAATCCAGGACCGACTCGAGAAGATCGAGCGTGAAATCGAGAAGAAATCGGACAAGGAAAACGTCGAGGTGCTGGTCCGCTCGATCTACTCCGATCTGCACCGGCACGCCGAGGAGATCGACCGGCTGCATGCCCGGGTCGGCTCCAAGATGGGGACCGAGACCATGTGGAAGATCGTCGGCCTGGTGTTGACCATCGGCAGCACCATCGGCGGACTTATCGGCTTTCTGATCCATCTGTTGCTGAAGGTGAACCCATGAGCTCCCAGGCGCGACTCGGCGACATCAGCAGTCACGGCGGCGTCATCATCACCGGGGCAAGCCGGACGCTGGACAACGGCATGCCGGTCGCCCGCATGGGGGATCTGCACGTCTGTCCCATCCCGGGGCATGGCGTGACGCCCATCGTGACCGGCAGCTTCGACACCATCACCGAAGGATTGCCCAACGCCCGCATCGGCGACATCACCGCCTGCGGAGCCATCATCGTCACCGGCAGTCCCGACACCATCGACAACTGAGGGGGACGCCATGAACAATCTCGAACAACCGCAGGAACCGCACTACTGGGATGTCTTCCCGAAGCTGATCCGGGTTTCGCGATCCCCATTCGTCCAGCGCATTCCGCTCTCGATCCGTGGTCTACCCGAAGCGCCGGTGTTTGAAACGTCCAATCCCGACGTGGCCAGTGTCGATGAGGACGGCAATGTCGAGTGCGGCTTCGTTCCCGGGGCGGCCATGATCCTGGTCTGGGATTCGCCCGAGCGGCTCAGCCTGCGTCACGTCCAGGTCGAGGTCTATGGCGGCGGCGTCTCCGCACCGGTGGAGGTTCCTTCATGACGGATACCGCGCCAGACTACAGCCATTGGGAGGTTCAGCCTCGCTCCATCCGCCTTTCCGCTGGCGAGTTCGAGCAACGGGTTCCACTCTCCCTGCGCGGCGACGTGGACGCCCCGGTCTTTGCCTCCAGCAATCCGGAGGTCGCGGAGATCGGGCCGGACGGTGTCATTCGCTGCGGCTGGACCATCGGCAACGCCGTGCTCATGGTCTGGCGATCCTCGGCCCGGGACAGTCTCCGCCATGTTCTGGTGGAGGTCCGCGATCCGTCCTGGTTCGCCGACCACCCGGACTTTGCCAGCGGAGCCACGGTCTTCCTCAGCGGCATGGTGGTCAACGCCCTCAATACCAGCGGTGTCGGCAACGCGCTGATCGAATTCCGCCGCTCGGAAACCGGCCCGGCGGCGTACCAGACCTTCGCCAACGCCTATGGCGGGTTCGAGCTGTCCGTACCCGAGGGGTTCTATTACGTGGAGGTCACCGCGCCGGGATACATTGCCTGGCATGGCTGGGTGAACGCCGACCCCAACACCTCCGGCGACATCCAGATCGTTCTCTCGCCCGAGCTCGACGGCCAGGTCGCCCGTATCGTGTTGCAGTGGGGCCTCAACCCCCGCGATCTCGATTCCCATCTCACCGGACCGACGCCATCGAGCGGCCGTTTCCATGTGTTCTATTCCCACACCATCGAAAACGAGGCGGCGGAATTGGACGTGGACGACACCAGTTCCTACGGGCCGGAGACCATCACCATCCATCGGCTCATCCCCGGCGTCTACCGCTACGCGGTCCACGACTACACCAACCGCAACGCCAATCCGAGCACCGGACTGGCGCAGTCCGGAGCATCGGTGAAAGTGTTCCTGAGCGATGGCCGTGAGCAGACCTTCACCGTTCCCAACGCCCCCGGCACGGTCTGGACAGTGTTCGAAATCGATGGCGCGACCGGAACAGTGACGCCGGTCAACGCCATGAGCTATCAATCCCAACCCGCCAACGTCGGCATGTAATGGAGGCTGTCCATGATTTCCGAAGAACCCGCCGACTTGCAGGCCACCATCGAACAAACCGATTCCGGCGAACAGCAGTATGTGCTACGGGCGCTCTGCGATCACCTGTCAGGAATCCGTGAAGAACTTTCCGGAATCCGCACGCTGCTGGAGGCCGGTCACGCCGCCTCGGAGGCGATGCGCGGCCAGGCCCAGGCTTATCTGGAGGCCCAGCAGGCTAGGACCCAGGAGTACCTGGAGCAGGTTCAGATCGAGCCGGAGCCCGATTTCTATCCCTTCGTCGAACTGCCTGCGGGCACCGAACCCAGGGATCTGCCGGATGGCAACCGGCTCTTCACCTTGCCCGACGGCATGATCCTGCGGACCACGGACGACCAGCGAATCTGCGTTATCGACGCTGGGGAACAGCAGGTCATCACCCCCGGACCCGGCACGGCCATCGATGTCGCCCCGGGACGCCTTTACACCCTGATCGGGTCCTATCTGCGTTCGACCCAGGAGGCAGCCGGTATCAGCGGACTGCCTGCCGGGATCGAGCCGACTGCCATGGGCGAGGAGCGCTTCGCGGTGGTTCTGCCCGAGGGCATCCGCCTCGATGTCGATCACCGGGAGCGGTTCATCACCCTGATCAACCCGGCCGGACCTATCGACATCATCGGCATCGGCCGCATCGAGGGCATCGGCGAAACCATCGCTGTCCGTCTGCTCTCCGGCGGAGCCAAGGGATTCCAGTGCGGCCAGTCCGGCCACGGTGGGTTGATCGAGGCGAACGGAACCATCCACTTGGGTCTGGAAATTGGTCTGGATCTGGTGATCCGGTTCCTGGGAGAAGCCATCGACGACGGCGCACCGGAAAATGGCTGCTCGGGACAGTGCGGCCTCGACTGCGAGGAGCGTACCTGATGAGCTACGACTTTCTCGGGAAGGGGCTGCGCTACCCGTTCCGGTTTCAATCGGTATCCGGCGGCACCCAGATCTCGGCCGCCACCTCGCGGGAGCACGAACATATCCGCGAAAGCATCCTGCAGATCCTCGGCACCCGGATCGGCGAACGGTTCATGAATCCGGAGTTCGGCTCGAGGCTGAAGGATCTGGTGTTCGAACAGAACGACGAGGTGCTCAAAGGCCTGC from Pseudodesulfovibrio aespoeensis Aspo-2 includes the following:
- a CDS encoding PAAR domain-containing protein; the encoded protein is MSSQARLGDISSHGGVIITGASRTLDNGMPVARMGDLHVCPIPGHGVTPIVTGSFDTITEGLPNARIGDITACGAIIVTGSPDTIDN